A window of Haliscomenobacter hydrossis DSM 1100 contains these coding sequences:
- a CDS encoding acyl-CoA dehydrogenase, whose amino-acid sequence MAEKTFSRRNLDFTLFEVLQVSELIRHDYFKAHDTETFGFTLDMASDIARQIMAPAFTESDRKQPELENGQVKVHSSIHEFIKTFSEAGLMSAPFSEEWGGIQLPKVIAAAAEFIMGSAHNSMVMYTDLTKGAANLIYTFGNPEQKAAFLPKMLSGEWMGTMCLTEVQAGSSLSDVATAASPQADGTYLIKGQKIFISAGDQDVTDNIVHLVLARIDGAPKGTKGISLFIVPKKRINSAGTLEPNDVDSIGIYHKMGQKATPAMHLEFGGKNDCVGYLLGEINRGLPQMFLMMNAARLGVGMGGIHIASAAYYAALQYAQERPQGRRLNEKQALVEPVCIIQHPDVRRMLFLQKAIVEGGLSLILQCYQYLDLEKVHADQPEVKQHYNQLLELLTPVAKTYGAEMGFVAVNQGLQVLGGYGYTEDFPLEQLARDVRIMSLYEGTTGIQAQALLGRQVVGNQGKSLVKWFEEVAKTVHEAENSASLSTYWNDLMSAMRNFQEVTNQQFKNAAHGDMEVLLADANLYMEAFGILNVAWQWLQHGIAAEKGLGNAEIQGEERIFYQSKIETLRFFFHYELPRVQGLFHRLMDTTRLTIFDADAEVLI is encoded by the coding sequence ATGGCTGAAAAAACATTCTCTCGCCGCAATCTCGACTTTACGCTGTTTGAAGTACTCCAGGTCAGTGAACTGATTCGACACGATTACTTCAAGGCGCACGATACGGAGACCTTCGGTTTTACGCTGGATATGGCCAGTGACATCGCCCGACAGATCATGGCACCGGCTTTTACCGAATCCGACCGCAAGCAACCGGAGTTGGAAAACGGGCAGGTTAAGGTCCATTCCAGTATCCATGAGTTCATCAAAACTTTCAGCGAAGCGGGGTTGATGTCGGCACCGTTTTCGGAAGAATGGGGCGGTATACAATTGCCCAAAGTTATTGCTGCTGCTGCCGAATTCATCATGGGGAGCGCCCACAACAGCATGGTGATGTACACCGACCTGACCAAAGGAGCGGCCAACCTCATTTATACCTTTGGCAACCCGGAGCAAAAAGCTGCGTTTTTGCCCAAGATGTTGTCGGGAGAATGGATGGGCACCATGTGCCTCACCGAAGTACAGGCGGGAAGTTCCTTGTCAGACGTAGCCACTGCGGCCAGTCCCCAGGCCGATGGGACGTATTTGATCAAAGGTCAAAAAATCTTTATTTCCGCCGGTGATCAGGATGTGACCGACAACATCGTGCACCTCGTATTGGCCCGCATTGATGGCGCGCCCAAAGGAACTAAAGGCATCTCGCTTTTCATTGTTCCAAAAAAACGCATCAACTCGGCAGGAACCCTGGAACCCAACGATGTAGACTCCATCGGCATTTACCACAAAATGGGGCAAAAAGCCACTCCGGCCATGCACCTCGAATTTGGCGGCAAAAATGATTGTGTAGGATATTTGTTGGGCGAAATCAATCGGGGACTCCCCCAGATGTTTTTGATGATGAACGCTGCGCGTTTGGGAGTAGGCATGGGGGGTATTCACATCGCCTCTGCCGCTTATTACGCTGCTTTGCAGTACGCTCAAGAACGCCCCCAAGGCCGACGTTTGAATGAAAAACAAGCCCTGGTTGAGCCCGTTTGTATCATCCAGCACCCCGATGTACGGCGCATGTTGTTTTTGCAAAAAGCCATCGTGGAAGGTGGCCTGAGTTTGATCCTGCAATGTTATCAATACCTGGATCTGGAAAAAGTACACGCCGATCAGCCCGAAGTCAAACAGCATTACAACCAGTTGTTGGAACTGCTGACCCCGGTAGCCAAAACCTATGGCGCGGAAATGGGCTTTGTGGCGGTCAATCAGGGGCTACAGGTCTTGGGCGGGTATGGGTACACCGAAGATTTTCCGCTGGAGCAGTTGGCGCGGGATGTGCGCATCATGAGTTTGTACGAAGGTACGACAGGCATCCAGGCTCAGGCCTTACTGGGTCGGCAAGTGGTGGGCAATCAGGGCAAAAGTCTGGTCAAGTGGTTTGAAGAAGTGGCCAAAACCGTGCACGAAGCCGAAAATTCCGCCTCCTTGAGTACCTACTGGAACGATCTGATGAGTGCCATGCGCAACTTCCAGGAAGTGACCAATCAGCAGTTCAAAAACGCGGCGCATGGCGACATGGAAGTGCTGCTCGCCGATGCGAATTTGTACATGGAGGCTTTTGGGATTTTGAACGTGGCCTGGCAGTGGTTGCAACACGGCATCGCGGCGGAAAAGGGCTTGGGTAATGCGGAGATTCAGGGCGAGGAGCGGATTTTTTACCAATCCAAAATTGAAACCCTGCGCTTCTTTTTCCATTATGAATTGCCGCGGGTGCAGGGTTTGTTCCATCGTTTGATGGATACGACGCGCTTGACCATTTTCGATGCCGATGCTGAAGTTCTAATTTAA
- a CDS encoding alpha/beta hydrolase — MKTSRKQQISRVLFCIMLMLAGMYTSFAQNSGGKVVSRMIDSKALQNSGGENALRKISVYLPPQYDQSSQRYPVIYYLHGFMGTDSINPAMKTILDQGINSGKIRPYILVIANQYTLYEGSFYSNSSLTGNWVDFTANELVAFTDNNFRTIAKRESRGITGHSMGGYGAFKIGMLHPEVFSSVYALSPGLLAFVKEFGPNSASYRELQSIKTQEELKRTYYPKVLIAVARAWSPNPTKPPFYCDLPFTYEGEKLVVNQAVLEKWEQNMPVYMVDQYADKLRKLTAIKMDWGRNDAPRFPIQIGMLSQRLENLGINHYAEEYIGDHGNKIWSKDGRVLNDLLPFFNDYLKFE, encoded by the coding sequence ATGAAAACTTCCAGGAAACAACAAATTTCAAGGGTCTTGTTCTGCATCATGCTGATGCTGGCGGGAATGTATACGAGCTTTGCCCAAAACAGCGGAGGAAAGGTCGTCAGTCGAATGATTGATTCCAAAGCACTACAAAATAGTGGCGGTGAAAACGCCCTTCGAAAAATCTCCGTTTATCTTCCACCGCAGTACGATCAATCGAGCCAACGGTATCCAGTCATTTACTACCTCCACGGTTTTATGGGGACGGATAGCATCAACCCTGCAATGAAAACGATTTTGGACCAGGGCATCAATTCAGGAAAAATACGTCCGTACATCCTGGTCATCGCCAACCAATATACTTTGTATGAAGGCAGTTTTTACAGCAACTCCAGTTTGACCGGTAATTGGGTGGATTTCACCGCAAATGAACTGGTGGCCTTCACCGACAACAATTTCAGAACCATTGCCAAACGCGAAAGCAGAGGCATTACGGGTCATTCCATGGGAGGTTATGGGGCTTTTAAAATCGGCATGTTGCATCCCGAAGTATTCAGCAGCGTCTACGCATTGAGTCCTGGTTTGTTGGCTTTTGTCAAGGAATTCGGTCCGAATAGCGCTTCCTATCGGGAGTTACAAAGCATCAAAACGCAGGAAGAACTAAAGCGCACTTACTATCCCAAGGTGTTGATAGCGGTGGCCAGAGCCTGGTCGCCCAATCCCACTAAACCTCCGTTTTACTGCGATCTTCCTTTTACCTACGAGGGAGAAAAGCTGGTAGTCAACCAAGCGGTTTTAGAAAAATGGGAGCAAAACATGCCCGTGTACATGGTAGACCAATATGCAGACAAGCTGCGCAAGTTGACCGCCATCAAAATGGATTGGGGTCGCAATGACGCACCACGTTTCCCCATTCAAATTGGCATGTTGAGCCAACGCCTGGAAAACCTGGGCATCAACCACTACGCAGAAGAATACATCGGCGACCATGGCAACAAAATTTGGAGCAAGGATGGCCGGGTGCTGAATGATTTACTTCCTTTTTTCAATGATTATTTGAAGTTCGAATAA
- a CDS encoding helix-turn-helix transcriptional regulator, translated as MSRNGQAFERYQKINDLFNRRKGEMAVVTTEEILQKFEISERQWRTDKQKLEELGAKFEYDGRLRGWRYIEPFNFSDNIPLTLEDMYNLRLAVATLAQLNHIADFKDLPQTVNKIRKAVGRWVDHEAQHKAIYFDPLPQYEGSRHLPFFLDAIEKEQQVQFDYFSFQAHQPQNYRFDPYFLRQHHQRWYVGGWSHDPNEGFIRTFPLERIEGEPIRTGKYIDFACKPKGFNPITYWQHVIGINRPARGLVEAVVLRFNRVQGKYFESQPFFQPYTILERTEDKLVVQMDLMIEIELIRKIASYGHEVLVLAPATLVEVMRSFFAKAAEQYTPR; from the coding sequence ATGTCGCGCAACGGTCAAGCCTTCGAAAGATACCAGAAAATCAATGACTTATTCAATCGCCGCAAGGGCGAAATGGCGGTGGTGACCACGGAAGAAATTTTGCAAAAATTTGAAATCAGCGAGCGACAGTGGCGAACCGACAAACAGAAACTGGAAGAATTGGGGGCAAAGTTTGAATACGATGGCCGATTGCGCGGTTGGCGCTACATCGAACCTTTTAATTTTTCAGACAACATTCCCCTCACCCTGGAGGACATGTACAACCTGCGCCTGGCCGTGGCCACCTTGGCCCAACTCAATCATATCGCCGATTTTAAAGATTTACCCCAAACCGTCAATAAAATCCGCAAGGCCGTGGGGCGCTGGGTGGATCATGAGGCCCAGCACAAAGCCATTTACTTCGACCCTTTGCCGCAATACGAGGGCAGCCGGCATTTGCCCTTTTTCCTGGACGCCATCGAAAAGGAACAACAGGTGCAGTTTGATTATTTTTCATTTCAGGCTCATCAACCCCAAAATTACCGCTTCGATCCCTACTTTTTGCGCCAGCACCACCAGCGCTGGTACGTAGGCGGCTGGTCACATGACCCCAATGAGGGTTTTATCCGTACTTTCCCCTTGGAACGCATCGAAGGAGAACCCATCCGCACGGGGAAGTACATCGATTTTGCCTGCAAGCCCAAGGGTTTTAACCCGATTACGTATTGGCAGCACGTGATTGGCATCAATCGGCCAGCCAGAGGATTGGTTGAAGCCGTGGTGTTGCGGTTCAACCGGGTACAGGGCAAATACTTTGAGTCGCAACCCTTTTTTCAACCTTACACGATCCTTGAAAGAACCGAAGACAAACTGGTGGTGCAAATGGATTTAATGATCGAAATTGAATTGATCCGTAAAATTGCCAGCTATGGACATGAGGTGTTGGTGCTCGCGCCAGCAACTTTGGTGGAAGTAATGAGGAGTTTTTTTGCAAAGGCAGCGGAGCAGTATACGCCCCGTTGA
- a CDS encoding 4-hydroxyphenyl-beta-ketoacyl-CoA hydrolase: MENKTNKIDLNNIIAIDVHTHAEVSCRQPHDDFRPEFDEAFAKYFKSSHRPTIAETVAYYRAQKIAFVMFCIDAEFELGRKRIPNEEVAEAALENPDIMIAFASIDPHKGRMGAREARRLIEEFGIKGFKFHPTVQGFYPNDRMAFHLYEVIAEAGLPMLFHSGHSGFGSGVKAGGKLRLEYSNPMHLDDVAIHFPDSPIIIAHPSWPWQDEALSVCLHKPNVYIDLSGWSPKYFPPQLVQYANTQLKHKMLFGTDFPLITPERWMKDFEGAGFKEEVKALILKENAARMLGLG; this comes from the coding sequence ATGGAAAACAAAACAAACAAAATAGACCTCAACAACATCATCGCCATCGACGTGCACACCCACGCCGAAGTATCCTGCCGCCAGCCACACGATGACTTCCGGCCCGAATTTGACGAGGCCTTTGCCAAGTATTTCAAATCCAGCCATCGGCCCACCATTGCCGAAACCGTGGCTTATTACCGCGCCCAAAAAATCGCCTTCGTGATGTTTTGCATCGACGCCGAGTTTGAGCTGGGTCGCAAACGTATCCCCAACGAAGAAGTGGCCGAAGCTGCCCTCGAAAACCCCGACATCATGATCGCTTTTGCCAGCATCGACCCGCACAAGGGACGGATGGGCGCTCGCGAGGCGCGACGTTTGATCGAGGAGTTTGGGATCAAAGGTTTCAAGTTCCACCCCACGGTGCAAGGTTTTTACCCCAACGACCGCATGGCCTTTCACCTCTACGAAGTCATCGCCGAGGCGGGTCTGCCGATGTTGTTCCACAGTGGGCATTCCGGTTTTGGAAGCGGGGTCAAAGCGGGAGGCAAGCTGCGCCTGGAATACTCCAACCCCATGCACCTGGACGATGTGGCCATCCATTTTCCCGATTCCCCAATCATCATTGCGCACCCTTCCTGGCCCTGGCAAGATGAGGCGCTCTCGGTCTGCCTGCACAAACCCAATGTGTACATCGATTTGTCGGGTTGGTCACCCAAATATTTCCCACCGCAATTGGTGCAATACGCGAATACCCAGCTGAAACACAAGATGCTGTTTGGGACGGATTTCCCACTGATTACGCCGGAAAGATGGATGAAGGATTTTGAGGGTGCGGGGTTTAAGGAGGAGGTGAAGGCCTTGATTTTGAAGGAGAATGCGGCGAGGATGTTGGGGTTGGGGTAA
- a CDS encoding flavin-dependent oxidoreductase, with protein sequence MKIIIAGAGIGGLTAALCLYEAGHEVEIFESVKSIKPLGVGINLLPHSVRILTNLDIDDEIAKTAVETRDLVYANKFGQVFWKEPRGRFAGYKWPQFSVHRGELQMLLYDEVLQRLGSDAIKTQHHLLSYVEYEDGIIANFIDRETGDLQAQVEGDILIGADGINSVVRQHLYPQEGEVKYSGNVLYRGTTLMKPFLNGASMVMIGHLRQKMVVYPIQHELNAQGLQLVNWVANLKEADDYQLKVRDWNRQADKQRLLDIYQSWNFDWLDVPAMIAGAENIYEFPMSDRDPLPRWTFRRVTLLGDAAHPMYPIGSNGASQAILDADALTRALIEEPDWQSALERYDAERVPATAQVVLQNRQKGPDFIMDLMEERFPQGFAPDQIPHDELEGIMEHYKQIAGFDVKSLNEKI encoded by the coding sequence ATGAAAATAATCATCGCCGGAGCAGGCATTGGTGGTCTTACCGCAGCACTCTGCCTCTACGAAGCCGGGCACGAAGTGGAGATATTTGAATCCGTCAAAAGCATCAAACCCCTGGGTGTAGGCATCAACCTCCTCCCCCACTCGGTGCGCATTTTGACCAATTTGGACATCGACGATGAAATTGCCAAAACCGCTGTAGAAACCCGCGATCTGGTGTATGCCAACAAATTTGGACAGGTCTTTTGGAAAGAGCCACGCGGGCGTTTTGCCGGGTACAAATGGCCCCAATTTTCGGTGCATCGAGGGGAGTTACAAATGCTGTTGTATGATGAAGTCCTGCAGCGTTTAGGCTCCGATGCGATCAAGACCCAGCACCATTTGTTGTCCTATGTCGAATATGAAGATGGCATCATCGCCAATTTCATTGATCGGGAAACGGGTGACCTGCAAGCCCAGGTCGAAGGCGACATCCTGATCGGTGCCGATGGCATCAACTCGGTCGTCAGACAACACTTGTATCCACAGGAAGGGGAGGTGAAATATTCGGGCAATGTCCTGTACCGGGGCACAACCCTGATGAAACCCTTCCTCAACGGCGCATCGATGGTGATGATTGGGCATCTCCGGCAAAAAATGGTGGTGTACCCCATCCAGCATGAATTGAATGCGCAGGGTTTGCAACTGGTGAACTGGGTGGCCAATTTGAAGGAAGCGGATGATTATCAGCTCAAAGTACGCGACTGGAACCGCCAGGCCGACAAACAACGTTTGCTGGACATTTACCAATCCTGGAATTTCGATTGGCTGGACGTGCCCGCCATGATCGCCGGAGCAGAAAACATCTACGAGTTTCCTATGTCGGATCGGGACCCCTTGCCCCGCTGGACTTTCAGGCGGGTCACGCTACTGGGCGACGCTGCACACCCGATGTACCCGATTGGTTCGAACGGTGCTTCACAAGCCATCCTCGACGCCGATGCATTAACCCGAGCTTTGATCGAAGAACCTGACTGGCAGAGCGCACTGGAGCGCTATGATGCGGAACGGGTTCCGGCCACGGCTCAGGTGGTGTTGCAAAACCGCCAGAAAGGCCCGGATTTTATCATGGATTTGATGGAAGAGCGTTTCCCACAGGGGTTTGCACCCGATCAGATTCCGCATGATGAACTGGAAGGCATCATGGAGCACTACAAGCAAATTGCGGGTTTTGATGTCAAGTCCTTGAATGAAAAAATATAG
- a CDS encoding SDR family NAD(P)-dependent oxidoreductase encodes MTIPNKAFFITGAASGLGLATAQMIVDNGGFVLLADLNAVAGTQAASSLGERAKFVQTDVSDEASVQQAIAEGLTAFGTFHGVINCAGIGPAERVLGRQGVHSLASFAKVIQVNLMGAFNVIRLLAEVMQNNAPGPSAERGVIVNTASVAAYDGQIGQAAYAASKGGIVAMTLPIARELARVGIRVMSIAPGIFATPMLANLPEEAKLSLGQQVPFPARLGQPEEYAALVKHIIENQMLNGETIRLDGGIRMAAR; translated from the coding sequence ATGACCATACCAAACAAAGCATTTTTCATCACTGGCGCGGCCTCCGGACTAGGTTTGGCTACGGCACAAATGATCGTTGACAACGGTGGTTTTGTGCTCCTGGCCGACCTCAATGCCGTGGCTGGCACCCAGGCCGCAAGCTCACTGGGCGAGCGGGCAAAATTTGTCCAGACCGACGTCAGCGACGAAGCGAGTGTACAACAGGCCATTGCCGAAGGTCTGACGGCCTTTGGGACCTTTCATGGCGTCATCAATTGTGCGGGCATCGGCCCTGCTGAACGGGTACTGGGTCGGCAAGGCGTGCATTCCTTGGCTTCCTTTGCCAAAGTCATTCAGGTCAATCTCATGGGCGCCTTCAACGTCATCCGCTTGCTGGCCGAAGTGATGCAAAACAACGCACCCGGCCCGAGTGCTGAACGTGGCGTCATCGTCAACACGGCCTCGGTAGCGGCATACGATGGGCAAATCGGGCAAGCGGCCTATGCGGCTTCCAAAGGGGGCATCGTGGCCATGACCCTGCCCATCGCCCGCGAACTGGCGCGGGTGGGCATCCGGGTGATGAGCATCGCGCCGGGCATTTTTGCAACGCCAATGTTGGCCAATTTGCCCGAAGAGGCAAAACTTTCGCTGGGTCAGCAAGTGCCTTTTCCGGCGCGATTGGGGCAACCGGAGGAGTACGCCGCTTTGGTAAAACACATCATCGAGAATCAAATGCTGAATGGAGAGACGATCCGGCTGGATGGGGGCATTCGGATGGCCGCTAGATAG
- a CDS encoding DUF3237 domain-containing protein → MKISILFFFILSTLSSMAQNTLADPALEFAFEVTCTLDPPQELGITTYGKRRIIPITGGTFTGPNIKGIILPGGADWQTVRTDGTADLEARYTLKTDDGALIYINNKGIRTGKPEVLARLGKGEKVDPAEYYMRTAATFEVSGEKYSWLNKAVFVGTGMRNANSVIIRFYKVN, encoded by the coding sequence ATGAAAATCAGCATCCTTTTTTTCTTCATCCTTTCGACACTAAGCAGCATGGCACAAAATACCCTGGCCGATCCAGCCCTGGAATTTGCCTTTGAAGTAACCTGTACCCTTGATCCGCCGCAGGAACTGGGCATCACCACCTACGGCAAACGCCGCATCATTCCCATCACGGGGGGCACTTTTACTGGTCCAAACATCAAAGGCATCATCCTACCCGGAGGTGCTGACTGGCAAACCGTACGCACCGATGGTACCGCCGACCTCGAAGCGCGTTACACCCTCAAAACCGACGACGGAGCACTCATCTACATCAACAACAAGGGCATCCGCACCGGAAAGCCGGAGGTACTGGCGCGTTTGGGCAAAGGAGAAAAAGTAGACCCCGCGGAGTATTACATGCGCACTGCGGCTACTTTTGAAGTAAGTGGAGAAAAATACAGCTGGCTGAACAAGGCGGTTTTTGTGGGGACGGGCATGCGGAACGCGAATAGTGTGATCATTCGGTTTTACAAAGTGAATTAA